Proteins found in one Pseudoxanthomonas sp. SL93 genomic segment:
- a CDS encoding 16S rRNA (uracil(1498)-N(3))-methyltransferase: MRLTRSYVDMPLAVGGTVVLPESTANHLSRVLRLREGDPCVLFNGDGHDHPARIATVGKREVTADILSSHPVDNESPLHITLLQGIARGEKMDLILQKATELGVAAVVPVIAERTEVKLDAERTEKRLAHWRNVITSACEQSGRAIVPVLSTPCALDEAARGQAKEDTALLTLDPQGEASLGTVSIDGGRAVIAIGPEGGWSPRDRETLRQAGFTGLRLGPRILRTETAGLAAIAALQSRFGDL, translated from the coding sequence ATGCGCCTGACCCGCAGTTACGTGGACATGCCGCTAGCGGTCGGCGGCACCGTCGTGTTGCCGGAATCCACCGCGAACCACCTCTCCCGCGTGCTGCGCCTGCGCGAAGGCGACCCGTGCGTGCTGTTCAACGGGGACGGGCACGACCATCCCGCGCGCATCGCCACCGTCGGCAAGCGCGAAGTGACGGCCGACATCCTGTCGTCTCATCCGGTGGACAACGAGTCGCCGCTGCACATCACCCTGCTCCAGGGCATCGCACGCGGCGAGAAGATGGACCTGATCCTGCAGAAGGCGACGGAGCTCGGCGTCGCCGCCGTGGTGCCTGTCATCGCGGAGCGTACCGAAGTGAAGCTGGATGCCGAGCGCACGGAGAAGCGGCTTGCGCATTGGCGCAACGTCATCACCTCCGCCTGCGAACAGAGCGGCCGCGCGATCGTGCCGGTGCTGTCAACGCCGTGCGCGCTGGACGAGGCCGCTCGGGGCCAGGCAAAGGAGGACACCGCCCTGCTGACGCTGGACCCGCAAGGCGAAGCGTCGCTGGGCACTGTCAGCATCGATGGCGGGCGCGCGGTGATCGCGATTGGTCCGGAGGGAGGCTGGTCGCCGCGTGATCGCGAAACGCTGCGCCAGGCCGGGTTCACTGGCCTACGCCTGGGTCCGCGCATCCTGCGCACGGAAACCGCCGGCCTGGCGGCCATCGCGGCGCTGCAGTCCCGCTTCGGGGATCTCTAG
- a CDS encoding chemotaxis protein CheW: MAHSNDEIRGVLIQAGEHRLLLPNATVAEVLTRAPVEPIAGMPDWLPGQIDWHGRAVPLVAFGRLTGNTSDAIALNSKIVVLKALSGNKDRPYFALLTPSFPRLVSVPRDGLLADATEEDLPVGVKVRVLLGDEAAVLPDLETVETMIDNALAQAA; this comes from the coding sequence ATGGCCCATTCCAACGACGAAATCCGCGGCGTCCTTATCCAGGCCGGTGAACACCGGCTGCTGCTGCCCAACGCCACGGTCGCCGAAGTGCTGACCCGCGCGCCGGTGGAGCCCATTGCCGGGATGCCCGACTGGCTGCCCGGCCAGATCGACTGGCACGGCCGCGCGGTGCCGCTGGTCGCGTTCGGCCGGCTGACCGGCAACACCTCCGACGCCATTGCATTGAACAGCAAGATCGTGGTGTTGAAGGCGCTCAGCGGCAACAAGGATCGTCCTTATTTCGCACTGCTGACGCCGTCGTTCCCGCGCCTGGTGTCGGTGCCACGCGACGGCCTGCTGGCCGACGCGACCGAGGAAGACCTGCCGGTCGGGGTGAAGGTGCGCGTGCTGCTCGGTGACGAGGCTGCCGTGCTGCCGGACCTGGAGACGGTCGAAACGATGATCGACAACGCCCTGGCGCAGGCCGCCTGA
- a CDS encoding chemotaxis protein CheB codes for MCTTCWESPVSVSETKRVALLARPGEARERLRVALHEAGAEIVLEDDPNSLDGATLGNSAPQVVLVALEPAIEDSLERFDDVLHDPAVAVIYDEAELAARRQGWEAQRWARHLSAKLHGHQDVLPPGREEEVTLQLEPGLPVTPAQLHEGAEIGLHLDEAADLALDLPRDDFAFTGGVPQATADQVVDVDQWLRNAAPPAPVPPPLTDLPVESAVATPPEMPKAKVELSLMDLEPVGSAAAARVQGAVLVFAGIGGPDAVRKLLIELPEGFPKPVLVHLRLDGGRYDNLVRQMARIAHMPVALAEAGTPADAGTIYVMPGDVVPMVDAGVVSFRPGAVISGVIAQLPPKDSAVLLLSGSDTALVDSSATLATQGALVMGQSQDGCYDPAAPKALAARGCDLGSPAQLAQRLTDRWF; via the coding sequence ATGTGTACGACCTGCTGGGAATCGCCCGTGTCCGTGAGTGAAACCAAACGCGTAGCCCTGCTGGCACGTCCGGGTGAAGCGCGCGAGCGCCTGCGCGTGGCGTTGCACGAAGCCGGTGCGGAGATCGTGCTGGAAGACGACCCCAACAGCCTGGACGGCGCCACGCTGGGCAACAGCGCGCCGCAGGTGGTGCTGGTCGCGCTGGAGCCTGCCATCGAGGACAGCCTGGAGCGTTTCGACGACGTGCTGCACGACCCCGCGGTGGCGGTGATCTATGACGAGGCCGAGCTGGCCGCGCGCCGGCAGGGGTGGGAAGCCCAGCGCTGGGCGCGCCACCTGTCAGCCAAGCTGCATGGCCATCAGGACGTGCTGCCGCCCGGCCGCGAAGAAGAAGTGACGCTGCAGCTCGAACCCGGCCTGCCGGTGACGCCCGCGCAGCTGCACGAAGGGGCCGAGATCGGCCTGCACCTGGACGAAGCCGCTGACCTCGCGCTGGACCTGCCCCGCGATGATTTCGCCTTCACCGGTGGCGTGCCTCAGGCCACGGCCGACCAGGTGGTGGATGTCGACCAGTGGCTGCGCAATGCCGCGCCGCCTGCGCCGGTCCCGCCACCCTTGACCGACCTGCCGGTCGAGTCCGCCGTCGCCACGCCGCCGGAAATGCCCAAGGCGAAAGTCGAACTGTCGCTGATGGACCTGGAGCCGGTGGGCAGCGCGGCCGCCGCGCGCGTGCAGGGCGCTGTGCTGGTGTTTGCCGGCATCGGGGGACCCGATGCGGTGCGCAAGCTGCTGATCGAACTGCCGGAAGGTTTCCCCAAGCCCGTGCTGGTGCACCTGCGCCTGGATGGCGGCCGCTACGACAACCTGGTCAGGCAGATGGCGCGCATCGCGCACATGCCGGTGGCGTTGGCCGAAGCCGGTACGCCGGCCGATGCGGGCACCATCTACGTGATGCCCGGTGACGTGGTGCCGATGGTGGACGCCGGCGTGGTCAGCTTCCGCCCCGGCGCGGTCATCAGCGGCGTCATCGCGCAGTTGCCGCCCAAGGACAGCGCGGTGCTGCTGCTCAGCGGCAGCGATACCGCGCTGGTCGATTCATCCGCAACGCTGGCGACGCAGGGTGCGCTGGTCATGGGGCAGTCGCAGGACGGCTGCTACGACCCGGCCGCGCCCAAGGCGCTGGCCGCCCGTGGCTGCGACCTGGGTTCGCCCGCGCAGCTCGCCCAACGACTGACCGACCGCTGGTTCTGA